One region of Streptomyces sp. NBC_00442 genomic DNA includes:
- the recD2 gene encoding SF1B family DNA helicase RecD2, with protein MSSLTGAAVVEGVLERITYANEESGYTVARVDTGRGGNDLLTVVGSLLGAQPGESLRMEGRWGSHPQYGKQFTVENYTTVLPATIQGIRRYLGSGLIKGIGPVFADRITRHFGPDTLDIIEQEPGRLVEVPGLGPKRTKKIAAAWEEQKAIKEVMVFLQGVGVSTSIAVRIYKKYEDASISVVKNQPYRLAADVWGIGFLTADKIAQAVGIPHDSPERVKAGLQYALSQSTDQGHCFLPEERLIADAVKLLQVDTGLVIECLAELVAEEGAVREKVPGPDGGEPVAAVYLVPFHRAELSLAAQVGRLLRTGEDRMPGFAGVDWDKALGWLAARTGAELAPEQQEAVKLALTSKVAVLTGGPGCGKSFTVRSVVELARAKKAKVVLAAPTGRAAKRLAELTGAEASTVHRLLELKPGGDAAYDKDRPLDADLVVVDEASMLDLLLANKLVKAVAPGAHLLMVGDVDQLPSVGAGEVLRDLLAEGGPVPSVRLTRIFRQAQQSGVVTNAHRINSGSPPLTSGLDDFFLFVEDETEDAGRLTVDVAARRIPAKFGLDPRRDIQVLAPMHRGPAGAGALNGLLQQAITPARPDLPEKRFGGRVFRVGDKVTQVRNNYEKGRNGVFNGTVGVVTALNLDDQCLTVLTDEDEEVPYDFDELDELAHAYAVTIHRSQGSEYPAVVIPVTTSAWMMLQRNLLYTAVTRAKKLVVLVGSRKAIGQAVRTVSAGRRFTALAHRLSGGTLV; from the coding sequence ATGTCCAGTCTCACGGGTGCGGCGGTGGTGGAAGGGGTCCTGGAGAGGATCACGTACGCCAATGAGGAGAGCGGATACACCGTCGCCCGGGTCGACACCGGCCGCGGCGGCAACGACCTCCTCACGGTGGTCGGCTCGCTGCTCGGCGCGCAGCCGGGGGAGTCGCTGCGCATGGAGGGCCGCTGGGGCTCCCATCCCCAGTACGGCAAGCAGTTCACCGTGGAGAACTACACGACGGTGCTGCCCGCCACCATCCAGGGCATCCGCCGCTACCTCGGCTCCGGCCTGATCAAGGGCATCGGCCCGGTCTTCGCCGACCGCATCACCCGCCACTTCGGCCCCGACACCCTCGACATCATCGAGCAGGAGCCGGGGCGACTGGTCGAGGTCCCGGGCCTCGGGCCCAAGCGGACCAAGAAGATCGCCGCCGCCTGGGAGGAGCAGAAGGCGATCAAAGAGGTGATGGTCTTCCTCCAGGGCGTCGGGGTCTCCACCTCCATCGCCGTGCGCATCTACAAGAAGTACGAGGACGCCTCGATCTCGGTCGTGAAGAACCAGCCCTACCGGCTGGCCGCCGACGTGTGGGGCATCGGATTCCTCACCGCCGACAAGATCGCCCAGGCCGTCGGCATCCCGCACGACAGCCCGGAGCGCGTGAAGGCGGGCCTGCAGTACGCGCTGTCGCAGTCCACCGACCAGGGGCACTGCTTCCTGCCCGAGGAGCGCCTGATCGCGGACGCGGTGAAGCTGCTCCAGGTCGACACCGGGCTCGTCATCGAGTGCCTCGCCGAGCTCGTCGCCGAGGAGGGGGCCGTGCGCGAGAAGGTGCCGGGGCCCGACGGGGGCGAGCCCGTCGCCGCCGTCTACCTCGTGCCGTTCCACCGCGCCGAGCTGTCGCTTGCCGCCCAGGTGGGCCGTCTGCTGCGGACGGGCGAGGACCGGATGCCGGGGTTCGCCGGGGTCGACTGGGACAAGGCGCTCGGCTGGCTGGCCGCCCGTACCGGCGCCGAGCTCGCGCCCGAGCAGCAGGAGGCCGTGAAGCTCGCCCTGACCAGCAAGGTCGCCGTGCTCACCGGCGGCCCCGGCTGCGGCAAGTCCTTCACGGTGCGCTCGGTGGTGGAGCTGGCCCGCGCCAAGAAGGCCAAGGTCGTGCTGGCCGCGCCGACCGGGCGGGCCGCCAAGCGCCTGGCCGAGCTGACCGGAGCCGAGGCCTCCACCGTGCACCGCCTGCTCGAACTGAAGCCGGGCGGCGACGCGGCGTACGACAAGGACCGCCCGCTGGACGCGGACCTGGTGGTCGTCGACGAGGCGTCCATGCTCGACCTGCTCCTCGCCAACAAGCTCGTCAAGGCGGTGGCGCCCGGCGCCCATCTGCTGATGGTGGGGGACGTCGACCAGCTGCCCTCCGTCGGCGCGGGCGAGGTGCTGCGCGATCTGCTCGCCGAGGGCGGGCCCGTGCCCAGCGTGCGGCTCACCCGGATCTTCCGGCAGGCTCAGCAGTCCGGCGTCGTCACCAACGCGCACCGCATCAACTCCGGCTCCCCGCCGCTCACTTCGGGCCTGGACGACTTCTTCCTGTTCGTCGAGGACGAGACGGAGGACGCGGGGCGGCTCACCGTCGACGTGGCGGCCCGCCGCATCCCGGCGAAGTTCGGGCTCGACCCGCGCCGCGACATCCAGGTGCTCGCGCCGATGCACCGCGGCCCGGCCGGCGCGGGAGCCCTCAACGGCCTTCTCCAGCAGGCGATCACACCCGCCCGGCCCGACCTGCCGGAGAAGAGGTTCGGCGGACGGGTCTTCCGCGTCGGCGACAAGGTCACCCAGGTGCGCAACAACTACGAGAAGGGCAGGAACGGCGTCTTCAACGGCACCGTCGGCGTGGTCACCGCGCTCAACCTCGACGACCAGTGCCTGACGGTCCTGACGGATGAGGACGAGGAGGTGCCGTACGACTTCGACGAGCTGGACGAGCTGGCCCACGCCTACGCCGTGACGATCCACCGCTCCCAGGGAAGCGAATATCCGGCGGTCGTCATCCCGGTCACCACGAGCGCGTGGATGATGCTCCAGCGCAATCTGCTCTACACGGCCGTGACCCGGGCCAAGAAGCTCGTCGTCCTGGTCGGGTCCCGCAAGGCGATCGGCCAGGCGGTGCGCACCGTTTCCGCAGGCAGACGCTTTACCGCACTGGCTCACCGGCTGTCAGGGGGCACTTTGGTGTGA
- a CDS encoding helix-turn-helix transcriptional regulator, whose translation MTDRRLWSYKEIAAHIRVQPDTVRSYRKHGLLPAPDLVENGKPYWFADTIRTWVARRPGNRGRRDG comes from the coding sequence ATGACCGACCGAAGGCTCTGGTCCTACAAGGAGATCGCCGCACACATCCGGGTGCAGCCGGACACCGTGCGCTCCTACCGCAAGCACGGACTCCTTCCGGCGCCGGATCTCGTGGAGAACGGCAAGCCCTACTGGTTCGCGGACACGATCCGCACCTGGGTCGCCCGGCGCCCCGGCAACCGTGGCCGCCGTGACGGCTGA
- a CDS encoding Cgl0159 family (beta/alpha)8-fold protein: protein MSAGLGPAGLARIRARHPEAVAEAAGRRVRRPLVRGDGGRLMVIAADHPARGALGVGGDALAMADRGDLLDRLRLALSRPGVDGVLAGADVLEDLLLLGALDDKVVIGSMNRGGLAGAAFEMDDRFTGHRAQDLARLGFDAGKLLLRIDYQDPGSLDTLHAAARAVDEMAERRLPVFVEPFICRRSHGTVRSDLSADAVTRSIAIASGLAGTSAYTWLKVPVTENPDDMARVMATSTLPAVLLGGDMGDDQDVAFEKWRGALRLPTVQGLVAGRSLLYPADGDVAAAVDTAVGLL from the coding sequence GTGAGCGCCGGCCTCGGGCCCGCCGGGCTCGCGCGCATCCGGGCCCGCCACCCCGAAGCCGTCGCCGAGGCCGCGGGCCGCCGGGTGCGCAGACCGCTCGTGCGCGGCGACGGCGGGCGGCTGATGGTGATCGCCGCCGACCATCCGGCCCGCGGCGCCCTCGGCGTCGGCGGTGACGCGCTCGCCATGGCGGACCGGGGCGACCTGCTCGACCGGCTGCGCCTCGCCCTGTCCCGGCCCGGCGTCGACGGAGTGCTCGCCGGCGCCGACGTCCTGGAGGACCTGCTGCTGCTCGGCGCCCTCGACGACAAGGTCGTCATCGGCTCCATGAACCGCGGCGGCCTCGCCGGGGCCGCCTTCGAGATGGACGACCGCTTCACCGGACACCGTGCCCAGGACCTCGCCCGGCTCGGCTTCGACGCGGGCAAACTGCTGCTCAGGATCGACTACCAGGACCCGGGCTCCCTCGACACGCTGCACGCGGCCGCGCGTGCCGTGGATGAGATGGCCGAGCGCCGACTCCCCGTGTTCGTCGAGCCGTTCATCTGTCGTCGCAGCCACGGCACGGTCCGCAGCGATCTCTCCGCCGACGCCGTGACCCGCTCCATCGCCATCGCCTCCGGCCTGGCCGGCACCTCCGCGTACACCTGGCTGAAGGTGCCCGTCACCGAGAACCCCGACGACATGGCCCGGGTCATGGCCACCAGTACCCTGCCCGCGGTGCTCCTCGGCGGCGACATGGGGGACGACCAGGACGTCGCCTTCGAGAAGTGGCGCGGCGCGCTGCGGCTGCCCACCGTGCAGGGGCTCGTCGCGGGGCGCTCGCTGCTCTATCCCGCCGACGGCGATGTCGCGGCGGCCGTCGACACCGCCGTCGGACTGCTGTAG
- a CDS encoding DUF937 domain-containing protein yields MTQDAAPSDRPLKQDVLDELGDDGLQRIAGLLGTDAAGAQDMVGTTMSTLAGDLPQDDRDEVRQAVTEAAAQHPAEAAPSPSPSPEDTPLQGVATLGGGLGGMLSGGLAAGVLAKVARPVANAVAKKTGLPAATVTKALEVLLPVALAVLTKRAAAKSGTSGAAPGAGGGSGAGGLGDILGQILGGGTKR; encoded by the coding sequence ATGACCCAAGACGCAGCTCCTTCCGACCGGCCCTTGAAGCAAGACGTCCTGGACGAGCTCGGCGACGACGGACTCCAGCGGATCGCCGGACTCCTCGGCACGGACGCGGCGGGCGCGCAGGACATGGTGGGCACGACGATGTCCACGCTGGCGGGCGACCTGCCGCAGGACGACCGGGACGAGGTCCGCCAGGCGGTGACGGAGGCGGCCGCGCAGCATCCCGCCGAGGCCGCGCCCTCACCCTCACCCTCCCCCGAGGACACCCCCTTGCAGGGCGTGGCCACGCTCGGCGGCGGCCTGGGCGGGATGCTGAGCGGCGGCCTCGCGGCCGGGGTGCTGGCGAAGGTGGCCCGACCCGTCGCGAACGCGGTGGCCAAGAAGACGGGGCTGCCCGCGGCGACGGTGACGAAGGCCCTTGAGGTCCTCCTGCCGGTGGCGCTCGCGGTACTGACCAAGCGGGCGGCCGCGAAGTCCGGGACATCGGGCGCGGCACCCGGGGCCGGCGGTGGCAGCGGCGCCGGCGGCCTCGGAGACATCCTGGGCCAGATCCTGGGCGGCGGGACGAAGCGCTAG
- a CDS encoding heavy-metal-associated domain-containing protein → MTAETETPVAATGSCCSPAGACHGGGAADVQVGAVTTVYKVSGMSCGHCEGAVSAEISEIDGVGSVKAVAATGEVTVISAAPLAEEAVRAAVDEAGYELVGLA, encoded by the coding sequence ATGACCGCCGAGACCGAGACCCCCGTAGCCGCGACCGGTTCCTGCTGCTCGCCCGCCGGCGCCTGCCACGGTGGCGGGGCGGCCGACGTCCAGGTGGGCGCCGTCACCACCGTCTACAAGGTCTCCGGCATGAGCTGCGGCCACTGCGAGGGCGCGGTGTCCGCCGAGATCTCCGAGATCGACGGCGTCGGCTCGGTGAAGGCCGTCGCCGCGACCGGCGAGGTCACCGTGATCTCGGCGGCCCCGCTCGCCGAGGAGGCCGTGCGCGCCGCCGTCGACGAGGCGGGTTACGAACTGGTCGGCCTCGCCTGA
- a CDS encoding citrate synthase encodes MSENANNAVVLRFGDGEYTYPVIDSTVGDKGFDIGKLRAQTGLVTLDSGYGNTAAYKSAITYLDGEQGILRYRGYPIEQLAERSSFVEVAYLLINGELPTVDELSSFKDEITGHTLLHEDVKRFFDGFPRDAHPMAMLSSVVSALSTFYQDSHNPFDEKQRHLSTIRLLAKLPTIAAYAYKKSIGHPFVYPRNDLGYVENFLRMTFSVPAQEYELDPVVVSALDKLLILHADHEQNCSTSTVRLVGSSQANMFASISAGISALWGPLHGGANQSVLEMLEGIQANGGDVDSFIRKVKNKEDGVRLMGFGHRVYKSFDPRAKIIKAAAHDVLSALGKSDELLDIALKLEEHALSDDYFVSRNLYPNVDFYTGLIYRAMGFPTEMFTVLFALGRLPGWIAQWHEMIKEPGSRIGRPRQIYTGEVLRDFVPVEGR; translated from the coding sequence GTGAGCGAGAACGCGAACAACGCTGTAGTACTGCGGTTCGGCGATGGCGAGTACACCTACCCGGTGATCGACAGCACCGTCGGCGACAAGGGCTTCGACATCGGGAAGCTCCGAGCCCAGACCGGACTGGTCACCCTCGACAGCGGATACGGCAACACCGCCGCCTATAAATCCGCCATTACCTACCTGGACGGTGAGCAGGGCATCCTGCGCTACCGCGGGTACCCGATCGAGCAGCTCGCGGAGCGCTCGTCCTTCGTCGAGGTCGCGTACCTGCTGATCAACGGCGAGCTTCCGACCGTCGACGAGCTCTCCAGCTTCAAGGACGAGATCACCGGGCACACGCTGCTCCACGAGGACGTGAAGCGGTTCTTCGACGGCTTCCCGCGTGACGCCCACCCGATGGCGATGCTGTCGTCCGTGGTCTCCGCGCTGTCCACGTTCTACCAGGACAGCCACAACCCGTTCGACGAGAAGCAGCGTCACCTGTCCACGATCCGGCTGCTCGCGAAGCTGCCGACGATCGCGGCGTACGCGTACAAGAAGTCGATCGGCCACCCCTTCGTCTACCCGCGCAACGACCTCGGCTACGTCGAGAACTTCCTGCGCATGACGTTCTCGGTGCCGGCCCAGGAGTACGAGCTGGACCCGGTCGTCGTCTCGGCGCTCGACAAGCTGCTCATCCTGCACGCGGACCACGAGCAGAACTGTTCGACCTCCACCGTGCGTCTGGTCGGCTCCTCGCAGGCCAACATGTTCGCGTCGATCTCCGCCGGCATCAGCGCCCTGTGGGGCCCTCTGCACGGTGGCGCCAACCAGTCGGTCCTGGAGATGCTCGAAGGCATCCAGGCCAACGGCGGCGACGTCGACTCCTTCATCCGCAAGGTGAAGAACAAGGAGGACGGCGTCCGCCTGATGGGCTTCGGCCACCGGGTGTACAAGTCCTTCGACCCGCGCGCCAAGATCATCAAGGCTGCCGCGCACGACGTCCTCTCGGCCCTCGGCAAGTCCGACGAGCTGCTCGACATCGCGCTGAAGCTGGAAGAGCACGCGCTGAGCGACGACTACTTCGTCTCGCGCAACCTCTACCCGAACGTGGACTTCTACACGGGCCTGATCTACCGCGCCATGGGCTTCCCGACCGAGATGTTCACGGTCCTGTTCGCCCTCGGCCGCCTGCCGGGCTGGATCGCCCAGTGGCACGAGATGATCAAGGAGCCCGGCTCCCGCATCGGCCGCCCGCGCCAGATCTACACGGGCGAGGTTCTTCGGGACTTCGTGCCGGTCGAGGGTCGCTGA
- a CDS encoding sugar phosphate isomerase/epimerase family protein, whose protein sequence is MTTAKTRIRIGSAPDSWGVWFPDDPRQVPWRRFLDEVAGAGYRWIELGPYGYLPTDPARLAEETGARDLRVSAGTVFTGLHHGPAVWEKTWAHVADVAALAQATGARHLVVIPSFWRDDKTGEVLEDSTLTAAQWRDLAGQTERLAREVRDRYGLRVVVHPHADTHIDSEENVARFLHATDSDLVSLCLDTGHYAYCGGDSVKLIETYGERIGYLHLKQVDPEVLAHVRAEGTPFGPAVARGVMCEPPHGVPALEPVLAAAQDLNVDLFAIVEQDMYPCAPDKPRPIAERTRAFLRSCGA, encoded by the coding sequence ATGACGACGGCGAAGACCCGCATCCGGATCGGTTCGGCCCCCGACTCCTGGGGCGTGTGGTTCCCCGACGACCCCCGCCAGGTCCCCTGGCGGCGCTTCCTCGACGAGGTCGCGGGCGCCGGTTACCGGTGGATCGAACTCGGACCGTACGGCTATCTCCCCACGGATCCGGCGCGCCTCGCCGAGGAGACCGGCGCCCGCGATCTGCGCGTCTCGGCGGGGACGGTCTTCACGGGCCTCCACCACGGCCCCGCGGTGTGGGAGAAGACCTGGGCGCACGTCGCGGACGTGGCCGCCCTGGCCCAGGCCACCGGAGCCCGCCACCTCGTCGTCATCCCGTCCTTCTGGCGCGACGACAAGACCGGCGAGGTCCTGGAGGACAGCACCCTGACGGCCGCGCAGTGGCGCGATCTCGCCGGTCAGACCGAGCGCCTGGCCCGCGAGGTGCGGGACCGCTACGGCCTGCGTGTCGTCGTGCACCCGCATGCCGACACCCACATCGACAGCGAGGAGAACGTGGCCCGCTTCCTGCACGCCACCGACTCCGACCTGGTCTCGCTCTGCCTGGACACCGGGCACTACGCGTACTGCGGCGGCGACAGCGTCAAGTTGATCGAGACGTACGGGGAGCGGATCGGCTACCTGCACCTCAAGCAGGTGGACCCGGAGGTACTGGCCCACGTGCGCGCCGAGGGAACCCCGTTCGGGCCGGCCGTCGCGCGAGGCGTGATGTGCGAGCCGCCGCACGGCGTGCCCGCGCTCGAACCGGTCCTGGCCGCGGCCCAGGACCTGAACGTCGACCTCTTCGCGATCGTCGAGCAGGACATGTATCCGTGCGCCCCGGACAAGCCCCGCCCCATCGCCGAGCGCACCCGCGCCTTCCTGCGTTCCTGCGGGGCCTGA
- the iolB gene encoding 5-deoxy-glucuronate isomerase: MDHDTRPSGLLVRAGEAARAPYALDIDPARAGWGYSSLRVLDLPPGGSHLLDSGDSEWLVVPLGGRCTVRVDGLDLELDGREGVFEGPTDFAYVPRDAHARISSGAGGRFALTGARCERRLPARRAPAPEVPVEARGSGNTARTVRNFAAADAFACDRLIAVEVITPGGNWSSYPPHKHDEHRPGRESELEEIYYFAFERPEGYGYQRISPSRPGGADLLAEVRSGDAVLVPDGWHGPSIAQPGNAMYYLNVMAGPGQEREWKISFHPDHVEGYQ; encoded by the coding sequence ATGGATCACGACACGCGCCCGTCGGGGCTGCTCGTGCGGGCCGGGGAGGCGGCCCGCGCCCCGTACGCCCTCGACATCGACCCGGCGCGGGCCGGCTGGGGATACTCCTCGCTGCGCGTGCTCGACCTGCCGCCCGGCGGCTCGCACCTCCTCGACAGCGGGGACAGCGAGTGGCTCGTGGTGCCGCTCGGCGGTCGCTGCACGGTGCGCGTCGACGGGCTCGACCTCGAACTGGACGGGCGCGAGGGCGTGTTCGAGGGCCCCACCGATTTCGCCTACGTGCCGCGTGACGCGCACGCCCGGATCTCCTCCGGTGCGGGAGGCCGGTTCGCGCTGACAGGAGCGCGGTGCGAGCGACGACTCCCCGCTCGCCGCGCCCCCGCGCCGGAGGTGCCCGTCGAAGCCCGCGGGTCGGGGAACACCGCCCGTACCGTGCGCAACTTCGCCGCCGCCGACGCCTTCGCGTGCGACCGCCTGATCGCCGTCGAGGTGATCACGCCGGGCGGCAACTGGTCCTCGTACCCGCCGCACAAGCACGACGAGCACCGGCCGGGCCGTGAGAGCGAGCTGGAGGAGATCTACTACTTCGCCTTCGAGCGGCCGGAGGGCTACGGCTACCAGCGGATCTCGCCGTCCCGCCCCGGCGGCGCCGACCTCCTGGCCGAGGTGCGCTCCGGAGACGCGGTGCTCGTGCCGGACGGCTGGCACGGGCCGTCGATCGCGCAGCCCGGCAACGCCATGTACTACCTGAACGTCATGGCGGGCCCGGGGCAGGAACGGGAATGGAAGATCTCCTTCCATCCCGATCACGTGGAGGGATACCAGTGA
- a CDS encoding Gfo/Idh/MocA family protein: protein MTLGIAVIGTGRMGADHVRRIDSVTGGARVAAVADLDARRAGAVAAGIEGCSVHTDPAAAMSAPGVDAVLIASSGPAHEAALLDAFARGLPVLCEKPLTPDPAGTLRVMEAERRLGRRLATVGFMRRYDSAYQNLQRVLERGELGRALMLHCRHRNVASPSFFTTEMLIRDSVVHEADATRWLLGQEITAVQVLRPRPSSYAPEGLGDPQLVLFETDGGAVVDVEIFVNCGFGYEVRCEAVCERGTASIGGSGGADGAGGLLTRAEGRAARAIPQDFTVRFADAYDREVQAWVDATRRGRAEGASVWDGYAAALVCEAGVRAQHSGERVRVQRAERPALYA, encoded by the coding sequence ATGACCCTCGGCATCGCCGTCATCGGCACCGGGCGCATGGGCGCCGACCACGTGCGCCGCATCGACTCGGTGACCGGCGGTGCCCGCGTGGCGGCCGTCGCCGATCTCGACGCGCGGCGCGCGGGCGCCGTGGCCGCGGGCATCGAGGGGTGCTCCGTCCACACCGACCCGGCAGCGGCGATGAGCGCGCCCGGCGTCGACGCCGTCCTCATCGCCTCCTCGGGCCCGGCCCACGAGGCCGCCCTGCTCGACGCCTTCGCGCGCGGTCTGCCGGTCCTGTGCGAGAAGCCGCTCACCCCCGACCCCGCCGGAACCCTGCGCGTCATGGAGGCCGAACGGCGCCTGGGGCGCCGGCTGGCCACGGTGGGCTTCATGCGCCGGTACGACAGCGCGTACCAGAACCTCCAACGCGTCCTGGAGCGGGGCGAGTTGGGCCGCGCCCTGATGCTGCACTGCCGCCACCGCAACGTGGCGTCACCGTCGTTCTTCACCACCGAGATGCTGATCCGCGACTCGGTGGTGCACGAGGCGGACGCCACCCGCTGGCTGCTCGGCCAGGAGATCACCGCCGTCCAGGTGCTGCGCCCGCGCCCCTCCTCGTACGCGCCCGAGGGGCTCGGCGACCCCCAGCTGGTCCTGTTCGAGACGGACGGGGGCGCGGTGGTCGACGTCGAGATCTTCGTCAACTGCGGCTTCGGGTACGAGGTGCGGTGCGAGGCGGTCTGCGAGCGGGGCACCGCGTCGATCGGTGGAAGCGGCGGGGCAGACGGGGCCGGCGGACTCCTGACGCGGGCCGAGGGGCGCGCGGCCCGCGCGATCCCGCAGGACTTCACGGTCCGCTTCGCCGACGCGTACGACCGCGAGGTGCAGGCGTGGGTGGACGCGACCCGGCGGGGCCGCGCCGAGGGGGCGAGCGTCTGGGACGGCTACGCGGCGGCGCTGGTCTGCGAGGCGGGGGTACGCGCACAGCACTCGGGCGAGCGGGTCCGCGTACAGCGGGCCGAGCGCCCCGCCCTGTACGCGTGA
- a CDS encoding 5-dehydro-2-deoxygluconokinase has product MDEAAQGAGRTVAGSEPPYDVITMGRIGVDLYPLQTGVSLAEVSSFGKFLGGSPSNVAVGAARLGRRAAVITRTGRDPFGTYLRAELGELGVDARWVTPVDGLPTPVTFCEVFPPDDFPLYFYRLPKAPDLELREKELDLGAIRAARIFWVTGTGLCAEPSRGATVAALRVRGDSSPTPPLPEILRGSLSGAGRMPGEPPPDPRLSADGAGSRRFTVFDLDWRPMFWEGSGGGGAGDARDVYREALGLATVAVGNLDECEVATGEREPRAAAEALLAAGVELAVVKQGPKGVLAVHRDGTVAEVAPVPVEVVNGLGAGDAFGGALCHGLLAGWELERVMRYANAAGAIVASRLACSAAMPFPAEVERVLEGGRA; this is encoded by the coding sequence ATGGACGAGGCTGCGCAGGGCGCGGGGCGGACGGTGGCCGGATCCGAGCCGCCGTACGACGTGATCACCATGGGGCGGATCGGCGTCGACCTCTACCCGCTGCAGACCGGGGTGTCGCTCGCGGAGGTCAGCTCCTTCGGCAAGTTCCTCGGCGGCTCGCCCTCCAATGTGGCGGTCGGCGCGGCCCGGCTCGGGCGCCGCGCCGCCGTGATCACACGGACAGGGCGGGACCCCTTCGGTACGTATCTCCGCGCGGAGCTGGGGGAGTTGGGAGTGGACGCGCGCTGGGTCACGCCGGTGGACGGGCTGCCCACGCCGGTCACCTTCTGCGAGGTGTTTCCGCCGGACGACTTTCCGCTGTACTTCTACCGGCTGCCCAAGGCGCCCGATCTGGAGCTGCGGGAGAAGGAGCTGGATCTCGGGGCGATCCGGGCGGCGCGGATCTTCTGGGTCACGGGGACGGGGCTCTGCGCGGAGCCGAGTCGTGGGGCGACGGTCGCGGCGTTGCGGGTGCGGGGAGATTCTTCCCCCACCCCGCCCCTTCCCGAGATCCTCCGGGGGAGCTTGTCGGGCGCGGGCCGGATGCCGGGGGAGCCGCCCCCGGACCCCCGCCTGTCCGCCGACGGGGCTGGATCTCGGCGCTTCACCGTCTTCGATCTCGACTGGCGGCCCATGTTCTGGGAGGGCTCCGGTGGGGGTGGGGCCGGTGACGCCCGTGACGTCTACCGTGAGGCCCTCGGCCTCGCCACCGTCGCCGTCGGCAACCTCGACGAGTGTGAGGTCGCCACCGGTGAGCGGGAGCCGCGGGCCGCCGCCGAGGCGCTGCTCGCCGCCGGGGTCGAGCTGGCCGTCGTCAAGCAGGGGCCCAAGGGGGTGCTCGCCGTGCACCGGGACGGCACGGTCGCCGAGGTGGCGCCGGTGCCGGTCGAGGTGGTCAACGGGCTCGGCGCGGGCGACGCGTTCGGCGGGGCGCTCTGTCACGGGCTGCTCGCCGGATGGGAGCTGGAGCGGGTCATGCGGTACGCCAACGCCGCCGGCGCCATCGTCGCGTCCCGGCTCGCCTGTTCCGCCGCCATGCCCTTCCCCGCCGAGGTCGAACGCGTCCTGGAAGGCGGCCGGGCGTGA